From Erigeron canadensis isolate Cc75 chromosome 8, C_canadensis_v1, whole genome shotgun sequence, one genomic window encodes:
- the LOC122578136 gene encoding uncharacterized protein LOC122578136 — translation MNFEDIKRKGNLNKRKSTEYSKLIATITVGIFFGFFIGASFPAFSSSKIKLIPPIDMYLWNKNSGHSAQTILNVLSVTRENVSKDARNVDDPSKIWVSSNPRGAESLPPAIVASESDLYPRRLFGKPSEDLPSKPKYLVAFTVGQGQKAHIDNAVKKFSENFTILLFHYDGKTTEWDEFEWSKHAIHISVVKQTKWWYAKRFLHPDIVAPYDYIFIWDEDLGVDHFNAEEYIKLVRKHGLEISQPGLDPSSRGLTWQMTKRRGDREVHKETTEKPGWCSDPHLPPCAAFVEIMAPVFSREAWRCVWHLIQNDLVHGWGLDFALQKCVEPAHEKIGVVDAQWIVHERVPSLGNQGTGENGRPAWQGVRDRCQSEWKLFGARVEKAEKDYYKSIGVDPLNITAH, via the exons ATGAATTTCGAAGACATTAAAAGAAAGGGAAACCTtaataaaag GAAATCGACAGAGTATTCAAAGCTTATAGCAACGATCACAGTTGGTATCTTTTTTGGTTTCTTCATTGGGGCATCCTTTCCAGctttttcatcatcaaag ATCAAGTTAATTCCTCCAATTGATATGTACCTTTGGAACAAAAATTCGGGCCACTCTGCACAAACAATCTTAAATGTACTTTCTGTCACGAGGGAGAACGTATCAAAGGATGCACGGAACGTTGATGATCCATCAAAG ATTTGGGTGTCATCTAATCCACGAGGCGCGGAAAGCTTACCTCCAGCTATTGTTGCTTCTGAATCAGACTTATATCCTCGCAGATTGTTCGGTAAACCTAGTGAG GACTTACCGTCCAAACCAAAGTATCTTGTAGCTTTCACTGTTGGTCAAGGCCAGAAGGCTCACATTGATAATGCAGTCAAAAAATTCTCTGAGAATTTCACAATCCTTCTCTTTCATTATGATGGTAAAACAACAGAATGGGATGAATTTGAATGGTCAAAGCATGCCATTCATATAAGTGTGgttaaacaaacaaaatg GTGGTATGCCAAAAGATTCCTTCATCCTGACATTGTTGCACCGTATGACTACATATTTATCTGGGACGAAGATCTTGGAGTTGATCATTTTAACGCTGAAGA ATACATTAAGCTTGTAAGGAAGCATGGATTAGAAATATCACAGCCTGGCTTGGATCCCAGTAGTCGGGGTTTAACTTGGCAAATGACCAAGAGGCGTGGAGATCGTGAAGTTCACAA aGAAACGACAGAGAAGCCAGGTTGGTGCAGCGACCCGCATTTGCCTCCATGTGCAGC ATTTGTAGAGATCATGGCTCCAGTTTTCTCCCGAGAAGCTTGGCGCTGCGTGTGGCATTTAATTCAG aatgATTTGGTCCACGGATGGGGTCTTGATTTTGCTCTCCAGAAATGTGTTGAG CCTGCACACGAAAAGATTGGAGTAGTTGATGCACAATGGATAGTTCATGAACGCGTACCTTCACTTGGGAATCAG GGTACAGGAGAAAATGGGAGACCCGCATGGCAAGGG GTTAGAGACAGATGTCAAAGTGAGTGGAAGTTATTTGGAGCACGAGTAGAAAAGGCGGAGAAAGATTATTACAAGTCCATTGGGGTTGACCCTTTGAATATTACGGCTCATTAG